The DNA window CGCAGCTGAAAAAGCAAAAGATAAATTAGGCGACGCAATTGAAGTAGAATCAGTTAAAATAGACGACCCTAATAATCCTGAAAACAGACAAAGAGCAATTGACTACCAAATCATGGCAGTTCCTACAATCGTAATTGACGGTGAAGTAAGCTTTGTCGGTGCACCAAGTGACGAAGAACTAATCAATCAACTCGAATCTTTATTATAGATTCACTCTTTTTTTCTTTTTAAAATGACTAATGATAATTATACTGGCGTAACAACAGGAACTGTAGCTACTGCCTGTTCTCTTGCTGCTTTGGAAGCTATTTTGGATTTTTCAGATATTGCCTGCGTTAAGGTTGAAACTCCAAAAAAGACTTTGGACATCATAATTGATGAATGCAAGAAAACATCTGACTCTAAAGCTTATGCTGTAGCCCATAAAAATCCCTACAACGATCCTGACGTCACTGTTGATTTGGCAATCGTTTCAACAGTTGAGCTAATTGAGAGAACTGATGAGGAGTCCAATGTTGTTATAACCGGAGGTAAGGGTGTCGGTATAATTACAAAACCCGGTCTTCAGATTCCCGTTGGAGAGTATGCAATCAATCCGGTTCCCCGTCGAATGATTTTTGAGAACTTGACAGGCATTGTGCCTGAAGGAAAAGTTGCAAAGGTTAGCATTTCCATTCCTGAAGGTGAAAAGATAGCCAAAAAGACAATGAATCCTAAACTGGGCATTGTCGGAGGGATATCCGTTTTGGGAACAACAGGCATTGCAAGGTCAATGTCCTCTGAAGCCTATAAGAACTCCATAGTCACACAGATTGATGTTGCGTTGGCTCTGAATCTGGACAGGCTTGTTTTTGTTCCGGGAAACATCGGTGAGAAACTGGCCCTTAAACGTTTGGACATCACCAAACAGCAGATAATCCAAACAGGTAATTATGTAGGTTTCATGTTTGAAGAGGCCCAAAAGCGTGGAATAACTGAATTCACATTCTTCGGCCATATGGGCAAACTTATTAAGGTTGCCGGGGGAATTTTCAACACCAAACATGCCGTGGCTGACGGCAGGCGGGAAATCATGGTTGCCCATGCCGCACTTTGCGGAGCCGGTCAAAAAGACCTTCAGAGGCTATTCGATTCCAAGACAACCGATGACATGATGGATATACTTGAAGAGCTAAACATTTCAGTTGAGGTTTCAAACAGCATTGCCGATGCTATAAAAGAAAGGTGTAAGCAGCGTTTTGAACTTGATTTGAATGTCATCCTTGTTGATATGGAAGGCAACTACTTAAACGACAATATGAATCTGGAATTGGAATAGTATTTTTACAGTAACTTTGAGAAAAAGTTAATATCAAAGTTTCCGCAGCAATTAAAAAAATTTGATAAAAAAAGAAGAATAACTCATGGAGAGTTATTCTACACTGCTTATTTTATTGGTCATGTCTTCTGTGAAATTCATTTTTGCAAATGAGTCATCACTTGGAAGTATCATGTTGAACTCCTGGATTTCATCAATCTGTCCTGATCCTTTGAAATCAGTGAAATTTAAAACATGCCCTCCTTTTGTCTTGTCGTCAGACAGGAAATGAAGATGCCAGCCGTGCATGTTTAATTCATTCATGTATTCCGGGAAGTATACCGCTACAAGTGTTCCGGTCTGGTCAGTGTGGTTGAATACTTTCTGGTCAACCGCAGCAACTTCTGTGAACTCCTTATATGGTTTTTCCTGTTTTTCAACACTTCTTACTGTAATTTTTGAAAAATCACCCTTGAGTTTGATTACATACATGTTGTTTGTGCTGTTTTTGCCGATTTCCTTGTTTAACTGACCTGTTAAATCGTCAAAGTCCTTGGCGCTTATGTTGTCTATTTTTCCATCTTCGTCAAAGTTGGTGATTGTGGCGAATGGTACGGTTTCGTTATCCGGCATGACGTTAATGCTTCCGTCAGCGGCTGCCTGATAAACTACTCCGTCCAGGATTATCATCTCACCGTTCACTCCTTCGAATGTTCCAAGGCCAGTGTTACCGTGTGTCTTTAAATCTCCTACTGTAATTACTCCGTCATATTCTCCATGCATGAAAGCCTGCATCAAAGAGACCTGATACATTGAATCATCATTATTTCCGTTTAGGAAAAATGGATTCTGGGCGCTGACTGCTGAAACAG is part of the uncultured Methanobrevibacter sp. genome and encodes:
- the budA gene encoding acetolactate decarboxylase → MNKKIAFALIIVGLLAVSAVSAQNPFFLNGNNDDSMYQVSLMQAFMHGEYDGVITVGDLKTHGNTGLGTFEGVNGEMIILDGVVYQAAADGSINVMPDNETVPFATITNFDEDGKIDNISAKDFDDLTGQLNKEIGKNSTNNMYVIKLKGDFSKITVRSVEKQEKPYKEFTEVAAVDQKVFNHTDQTGTLVAVYFPEYMNELNMHGWHLHFLSDDKTKGGHVLNFTDFKGSGQIDEIQEFNMILPSDDSFAKMNFTEDMTNKISSVE
- the cbiD gene encoding cobalt-precorrin-5B (C(1))-methyltransferase CbiD, with protein sequence MTNDNYTGVTTGTVATACSLAALEAILDFSDIACVKVETPKKTLDIIIDECKKTSDSKAYAVAHKNPYNDPDVTVDLAIVSTVELIERTDEESNVVITGGKGVGIITKPGLQIPVGEYAINPVPRRMIFENLTGIVPEGKVAKVSISIPEGEKIAKKTMNPKLGIVGGISVLGTTGIARSMSSEAYKNSIVTQIDVALALNLDRLVFVPGNIGEKLALKRLDITKQQIIQTGNYVGFMFEEAQKRGITEFTFFGHMGKLIKVAGGIFNTKHAVADGRREIMVAHAALCGAGQKDLQRLFDSKTTDDMMDILEELNISVEVSNSIADAIKERCKQRFELDLNVILVDMEGNYLNDNMNLELE
- a CDS encoding thioredoxin family protein, giving the protein MAIKVEVFSTSTCPHCPAAIDAAEKAKDKLGDAIEVESVKIDDPNNPENRQRAIDYQIMAVPTIVIDGEVSFVGAPSDEELINQLESLL